Proteins encoded in a region of the Cupriavidus pauculus genome:
- a CDS encoding alpha/beta hydrolase produces MSARAMWRVAATAFLLSIGGCSTVDALNALTPSGDYIHLKDIAYAAGDRGQLDVYVPREPACGDKAPVVVFFYGGTWNSGSRADYAFVGANLARHGILTVIADYRLYPEVTYPDFLTDSAQAVAWTLRSIAAYRGDPSRVFVMGHSAGAYNAAMIALDKRWLTAAGASPTQLRGWIGLAGPYDFLPIVNPDAQPVFHHPNYPADSQPIDLVTRQSPPSFIGVDIGDRLVDPERNSRQMTQKLRAAGVPVTHREYGHLSHTLLIGVFSTPLRWLSPVSDDVSAFVLSGSGCGGKG; encoded by the coding sequence ATGAGCGCGAGAGCGATGTGGCGCGTGGCGGCGACGGCGTTCCTGCTGTCCATCGGTGGATGCTCGACGGTCGATGCGCTGAATGCATTGACGCCGTCGGGCGACTACATCCACCTGAAGGACATCGCCTACGCGGCAGGCGATCGCGGGCAGCTAGACGTCTATGTGCCGCGTGAACCGGCCTGTGGCGACAAGGCGCCCGTCGTCGTGTTCTTCTACGGCGGCACGTGGAATTCCGGGTCGCGCGCGGACTATGCGTTCGTGGGCGCCAATCTCGCGCGCCACGGCATTCTGACGGTCATCGCCGATTACCGGCTCTATCCCGAGGTCACCTATCCGGATTTCCTGACCGACAGCGCGCAGGCCGTGGCATGGACACTGCGCAGCATCGCGGCCTACCGTGGCGATCCCTCGCGGGTCTTCGTCATGGGCCACAGCGCGGGCGCCTACAACGCCGCGATGATCGCGCTCGACAAGCGGTGGCTGACGGCGGCGGGGGCGTCGCCGACGCAGCTGCGCGGGTGGATCGGCCTCGCGGGGCCTTACGACTTCCTGCCGATCGTCAATCCCGATGCGCAACCGGTTTTCCATCATCCGAACTATCCAGCCGACTCGCAGCCGATCGACCTCGTCACCCGGCAATCGCCGCCTTCGTTCATCGGTGTCGACATCGGCGACCGGCTCGTGGATCCCGAGCGCAATTCGCGGCAGATGACGCAAAAGTTGCGCGCGGCCGGCGTGCCGGTGACCCATCGCGAATACGGCCATCTCTCGCACACGCTGCTCATCGGCGTGTTTTCCACGCCATTGCGCTGGCTGTCTCCCGTCAGCGACGACGTGTCGGCGTTCGTGCTGAGCGGCAGCGGATGCGGCGGCAAGGGGTGA
- a CDS encoding chalcone isomerase family protein: MAIALLATMATIAMMATVTAARAEAWRDAWPGTADVRMVGEGDFRWFGIRIYTAQLWAAQTPVTLDTPLALRLTYARGISGERLTDTSMDEIKRLAAVTIPEATLDQWRAALSRVLPDVRAGDVLTGVYLPGQGARFYAGDRALGALEDPMLARAFFSIWLDPSTRAPALRRHLLGLPS, translated from the coding sequence ATGGCGATCGCTCTGCTTGCCACGATGGCGACGATCGCGATGATGGCGACGGTGACCGCCGCGCGAGCGGAGGCGTGGCGGGACGCATGGCCGGGTACCGCCGACGTCCGGATGGTAGGCGAAGGCGACTTCCGCTGGTTCGGCATCCGCATCTACACCGCGCAGCTCTGGGCGGCACAGACCCCGGTCACGCTCGATACGCCGCTGGCGCTGCGACTGACTTACGCCCGCGGCATCTCGGGCGAACGGCTCACCGATACCAGCATGGACGAGATCAAACGCCTCGCCGCGGTGACGATCCCGGAAGCCACGCTGGACCAGTGGCGCGCCGCGCTGTCGCGCGTGCTGCCCGATGTGCGCGCCGGCGACGTGCTGACCGGCGTCTATCTGCCCGGCCAGGGGGCGCGCTTCTACGCGGGGGATCGCGCCCTTGGCGCACTGGAGGACCCCATGCTCGCCCGCGCATTCTTCTCGATCTGGCTCGATCCGTCCACGCGCGCGCCGGCGCTGCGCAGGCACCTGCTGGGCCTGCCGTCATGA
- a CDS encoding class I SAM-dependent methyltransferase — MNRSSSGLRVQSRLGDMPIAAGAFLAMLSRLTIGHLVVTLPDGRETIFGDPHAAPGARLTLRDWRACGKILRAGDIGFAEAWRDEWVDSPDVTALLRLAMRNQSVLPRTIVGTWLSRRWYQLRHLLRRNTPRGSRRNIHAHYDLGNPFYALWLDDTWSYSAALFDGDSGRTLHDAQEAKYAHIVDTLQLRPGMRVLEIGCGWGGFAMHAARRGIHVHGVTISNAQLALARERVAQAGIGGDIGGHIGGHIDLALCDYRDLPARGDHYDAVVSIEMFEAVGEAYWRKYFDIVRACLRPGGRAVIQTITIADAHFDAYRASSDFIREFIFPGGMLPSPERLSRVAARAGLTARSVLAFGPDYAETLRRWRHAFQARRDDVSAQGFDAAFLRLWHLYFCYCEAGFDEGRTDVMQFLLTREA; from the coding sequence ATGAACCGTTCCTCCTCCGGCCTCCGCGTGCAGTCTCGCCTCGGCGACATGCCGATCGCCGCCGGCGCATTCCTGGCCATGCTCAGTCGCCTGACCATCGGGCACCTCGTGGTCACGCTGCCCGACGGCCGCGAGACGATCTTCGGGGATCCGCATGCCGCGCCCGGGGCGCGGCTCACGCTGCGGGACTGGCGCGCCTGCGGCAAGATCCTGCGTGCCGGGGACATCGGCTTTGCCGAGGCGTGGCGGGACGAGTGGGTCGATAGTCCCGACGTCACGGCGCTGCTGCGCCTGGCCATGCGCAACCAGTCCGTGCTGCCGCGCACGATCGTCGGCACATGGCTGTCCCGCCGCTGGTATCAGCTGCGCCATCTGCTGCGCCGGAATACGCCGCGCGGCAGCCGCCGCAATATCCATGCGCACTACGACCTCGGCAATCCCTTCTACGCGCTGTGGCTGGACGACACGTGGTCCTACTCCGCGGCGCTGTTCGACGGCGATTCCGGCCGGACGCTGCACGACGCGCAGGAGGCCAAGTACGCCCATATCGTCGACACGCTGCAACTGCGGCCCGGCATGCGCGTGCTCGAGATCGGCTGCGGGTGGGGCGGCTTCGCGATGCACGCGGCACGCCGCGGCATTCACGTGCATGGCGTCACGATCTCGAACGCGCAACTGGCGCTGGCGCGCGAGCGTGTCGCGCAGGCGGGCATCGGTGGCGATATTGGCGGCCATATCGGTGGCCATATCGATCTGGCATTGTGCGACTACCGCGACCTCCCCGCGCGCGGCGACCACTATGACGCGGTTGTCTCGATCGAGATGTTCGAAGCCGTCGGCGAGGCCTACTGGCGCAAGTACTTCGACATCGTTCGCGCCTGCCTGCGTCCCGGCGGCCGGGCCGTGATCCAGACCATCACGATCGCCGATGCGCATTTCGACGCGTATCGCGCCAGCAGCGATTTCATTCGCGAATTCATTTTCCCGGGCGGCATGCTGCCGAGCCCCGAGCGGCTATCGCGCGTCGCGGCGCGGGCCGGGCTGACGGCGCGCAGCGTGCTGGCCTTCGGTCCCGACTACGCGGAGACGCTTCGGCGCTGGCGCCACGCGTTCCAGGCGCGGCGCGACGATGTCTCCGCGCAGGGCTTCGACGCGGCTTTCCTGCGGCTCTGGCATCTGTACTTCTGCTACTGCGAAGCGGGCTTCGACGAAGGCCGCACCGACGTCATGCAGTTCCTGCTCACGCGCGAGGCCTGA
- a CDS encoding phage tail protein, whose translation MTTATGEVLHSYIESAGTTNVTPITELVVAAASGSADTEAFFTSFSTVSAAAASDKLALAITQVKQRLASLGVDADSLNLLNQKFNPRNGDKYDDRLEEIAAKLKQANSTLAALSSDVAQGKVGPVGPTGATGATGATGATGATGANGVDGSPGATGPQGPTGATGAAGATGATGATGATGATGATGATGPTGATGATGVSGSNGATGATGATGATGATGATGPTGATGATGATGATGATGSTGATGATGPAGTVPGLGNPDTTVSDGTGADCTMATVWLSAASFAAGGTHADGRILSIQSNQALFALLGTKFGGDGVSNFRLPDLRPLEPTGLYYVICTQGIFPTRQ comes from the coding sequence GTGACCACTGCCACCGGTGAAGTGTTGCATTCGTACATCGAAAGTGCCGGCACGACCAACGTCACGCCGATTACCGAGCTCGTCGTCGCCGCAGCGTCCGGCAGTGCCGATACCGAGGCGTTTTTCACCAGTTTTTCCACGGTCTCCGCCGCAGCCGCCAGCGACAAGCTCGCGCTGGCCATCACGCAGGTCAAGCAACGCCTGGCGTCCCTTGGTGTCGACGCCGATTCGCTGAATCTGCTGAATCAGAAGTTCAACCCCCGCAACGGCGACAAGTACGACGATCGCCTTGAGGAAATCGCGGCCAAGCTCAAGCAGGCCAATTCGACGCTGGCCGCGCTATCGAGCGATGTGGCGCAGGGCAAGGTAGGTCCGGTAGGCCCCACTGGCGCGACGGGGGCGACCGGGGCGACGGGCGCCACGGGTGCGACGGGCGCGAACGGCGTGGATGGGTCGCCCGGCGCGACGGGTCCGCAGGGGCCGACAGGCGCCACCGGTGCAGCGGGTGCCACCGGCGCTACCGGCGCCACGGGGGCCACAGGTGCTACGGGTGCTACGGGTGCTACGGGCCCGACCGGCGCCACCGGTGCCACCGGCGTATCCGGTTCAAACGGCGCGACCGGCGCGACAGGGGCAACGGGTGCCACGGGCGCAACGGGCGCAACCGGGCCCACAGGCGCTACGGGTGCCACCGGTGCCACCGGTGCCACGGGCGCGACCGGCTCGACTGGCGCAACGGGCGCCACGGGACCTGCTGGCACGGTTCCCGGCCTGGGCAATCCCGACACCACCGTGAGCGATGGCACCGGCGCTGACTGCACGATGGCGACCGTGTGGCTGTCCGCCGCCAGCTTCGCGGCTGGCGGGACGCATGCCGACGGCCGCATCCTGAGCATTCAGAGCAATCAAGCCCTGTTCGCGCTGCTGGGCACGAAGTTCGGCGGCGACGGCGTCAGCAACTTCCGGCTGCCGGATCTTCGGCCGCTGGAGCCTACCGGCCTGTACTACGTGATCTGCACGCAGGGTATCTTCCCCACCCGACAATAA
- a CDS encoding nuclear transport factor 2 family protein, with amino-acid sequence MTTATRDSQTLSALLDWYASLTPQSLYDLPRYYADDARFTDPFNSVRGHAAIQALFAHMFETVDAPRFAIERQVMGDQEAFATWVFTGAVRGHAFVVPGSTHLQFDDDGRVCMHCDYWDAAALWRQLPVIGAPVRWLQRHFAAPPTR; translated from the coding sequence ATGACTACCGCCACCCGAGATTCGCAAACGCTTTCGGCGCTGCTCGACTGGTACGCCTCGCTGACGCCCCAGTCGCTGTACGACCTCCCGCGCTACTACGCGGACGATGCGCGCTTTACCGATCCCTTCAACAGCGTGCGGGGCCACGCGGCCATTCAGGCGTTGTTCGCGCATATGTTCGAGACCGTCGACGCTCCCCGCTTCGCGATCGAGCGCCAGGTCATGGGCGACCAGGAAGCCTTCGCCACATGGGTGTTCACGGGCGCGGTGCGTGGCCATGCGTTCGTCGTGCCCGGCAGCACGCATCTGCAATTCGACGACGATGGGCGCGTGTGCATGCATTGCGATTACTGGGACGCCGCCGCGTTGTGGCGGCAGCTCCCGGTGATCGGCGCGCCCGTACGCTGGCTTCAGCGGCACTTTGCCGCGCCCCCGACCCGATGA
- a CDS encoding SDR family NAD(P)-dependent oxidoreductase codes for MHGFSMNPRWTDWAGKRVWIVGASSGIGAALAQALLARGARVAVSARRAGALAAVIDGHPCGLVAPMDARVPSDWVTAHDALCQAWGAVDMIVFCAADYRPLRPWEIDAAEASNTIETNLSSVYYGLAAVLPAMMSRRGGSLVMLASVAGYLGLPNATIYGPTKAAMINLAELLYAELHPHGIGVYLVNPGFVSTRLTARNDFTMPALQTTEEAAASILSGLARGRFEIAFPSRFTSVMRLLSMLPYRLRLSLLQRLMNSS; via the coding sequence ATGCATGGCTTTTCCATGAACCCTCGCTGGACGGACTGGGCCGGAAAGCGCGTCTGGATCGTCGGCGCTTCCAGCGGCATCGGCGCGGCGCTGGCGCAGGCGCTGCTGGCGCGGGGCGCGCGCGTCGCGGTCTCCGCGCGGCGGGCCGGCGCCCTGGCTGCCGTGATCGACGGTCATCCATGCGGCCTGGTCGCGCCGATGGACGCGCGCGTCCCGTCCGACTGGGTGACCGCGCACGATGCCTTGTGCCAGGCGTGGGGCGCGGTAGACATGATCGTCTTCTGCGCCGCCGACTACCGGCCGCTGCGTCCGTGGGAAATCGACGCGGCCGAGGCGAGCAATACGATCGAGACGAACCTGTCGAGCGTCTACTACGGTCTGGCCGCCGTGCTGCCGGCGATGATGTCGCGCCGTGGCGGCAGCCTGGTGATGCTCGCCAGCGTGGCAGGCTACCTCGGCCTGCCGAACGCCACCATCTACGGACCGACGAAGGCCGCCATGATCAACCTGGCGGAGCTGCTATACGCGGAGCTGCATCCGCACGGCATCGGCGTGTACCTCGTCAACCCCGGGTTCGTGAGCACGCGGCTCACGGCGCGCAACGACTTCACGATGCCGGCCCTGCAGACCACCGAGGAGGCCGCGGCGTCGATCCTGTCCGGCCTCGCGCGCGGCCGGTTCGAGATCGCATTCCCGTCGCGATTCACCTCGGTCATGCGCCTGCTCAGCATGCTGCCGTATCGGTTGCGGCTTTCGCTGCTGCAACGATTGATGAACTCTTCCTGA
- a CDS encoding DUF1365 domain-containing protein: MTPIAWLLASRVMHDRLRPVRNRFVYPVFCLRVNLDALPGLERWWFGVNRARIVSLRTADYGPRDGTDLATWMRARLREAGLREAGLPEDGEIWLQTFPRIFGYAFNPVSFWYCHDRDGALRALVAEVTNTFGGRHAYLVTAPNLGPIDESTVLATRKCLHVSPFNDVRGHYGFHLRETADTSFVGIDYFDDDGLLLRTSIAGWKRPLTGGAMFAALLRQPWVTLSVTARIHWQALRLWVRGVPFHGSEPPASRAAPPAHPEAAMAAMPPTAPLSAPASAAEPLSDLLPNDIRP; this comes from the coding sequence ATGACGCCCATCGCATGGCTCCTTGCCTCCCGCGTGATGCACGACCGCCTGCGGCCGGTGCGGAACCGCTTCGTCTATCCGGTGTTCTGCCTGCGCGTGAATCTCGATGCGTTGCCCGGGCTCGAGCGCTGGTGGTTCGGCGTGAACCGCGCGCGCATCGTGAGCCTGCGCACGGCCGACTATGGCCCGCGCGATGGTACCGACCTCGCAACCTGGATGCGCGCGCGCCTGCGTGAGGCGGGGCTGCGTGAGGCGGGGCTGCCGGAGGACGGCGAGATCTGGCTGCAGACGTTTCCGCGCATCTTCGGGTATGCGTTCAATCCGGTCAGCTTCTGGTATTGCCACGATCGCGATGGCGCGTTGCGCGCGCTGGTCGCCGAGGTGACCAACACGTTCGGCGGACGGCACGCTTACCTCGTCACGGCGCCGAATCTGGGACCGATCGACGAGTCGACCGTGCTCGCCACGCGCAAGTGCCTGCATGTGTCGCCGTTCAACGACGTGCGCGGACACTACGGGTTTCATCTGCGCGAGACGGCCGATACGTCCTTCGTCGGAATCGATTACTTCGACGATGACGGGCTGCTGCTCCGCACGTCGATTGCCGGATGGAAGCGCCCGCTGACCGGTGGCGCGATGTTTGCCGCGCTGCTGCGGCAGCCCTGGGTGACGCTGTCCGTCACGGCGCGCATCCATTGGCAGGCTTTGCGGCTGTGGGTGCGCGGTGTGCCGTTCCATGGCAGCGAGCCGCCCGCATCGCGCGCCGCGCCGCCCGCGCATCCCGAGGCCGCGATGGCCGCCATGCCCCCGACGGCGCCCCTATCCGCGCCAGCTTCCGCAGCCGAACCCCTGTCCGATCTCCTGCCCAACGATATCCGCCCATGA
- a CDS encoding DUF3833 domain-containing protein — MKFVATLGAIAVAALCTACSAPDVAHYADQKPALDVARFFAGRTEAWGMFQKRSGEIVKRFYVDLQGQERDGRFVLDEDFRYSDGTTQHRTWTLTRAADGSWQGTAPDVVGSASGQAAGNVLRWRYTLQLPVDDKTYDVQFDDWMVLVDDRTLINRARVTKFGFEVGQVTVFFRRPAP, encoded by the coding sequence ATGAAATTCGTTGCCACTCTGGGCGCCATCGCCGTCGCCGCGCTCTGCACGGCATGCTCCGCGCCGGACGTCGCCCACTACGCCGACCAGAAGCCGGCCCTCGACGTTGCCCGCTTCTTCGCGGGACGCACGGAGGCGTGGGGCATGTTCCAGAAGCGGAGCGGCGAGATCGTCAAGCGCTTTTACGTCGACCTGCAGGGGCAGGAGCGCGATGGGCGCTTCGTGCTCGACGAGGATTTCCGCTACAGCGACGGCACGACGCAGCATCGCACATGGACGCTGACGCGGGCCGCCGATGGCAGCTGGCAAGGCACCGCGCCCGATGTCGTGGGCAGCGCGAGCGGCCAGGCCGCTGGCAACGTCCTGCGGTGGCGGTACACGCTGCAATTGCCCGTCGATGACAAGACCTATGACGTGCAGTTCGACGACTGGATGGTGCTCGTGGACGACCGCACGCTGATCAATCGCGCGCGTGTCACCAAGTTCGGTTTCGAAGTCGGCCAGGTGACGGTGTTCTTCCGCCGTCCCGCTCCCTGA
- a CDS encoding glycosyltransferase translates to MPRICLNMIVKDEAPVIERCLASVKPWIDHWVIVDTGSSDGTQDAIRRFMADLPGTLHERPWRDFAHNRNEAMALARTAMAGVDDYVLCIDADETLRMEHGFAWPDLQADGYQFRCELDGWHYLRNALVRARQPWRWEGVLHEFLTQDGPHRWEALPHATIVVSRDGARARDPQTYLRDIEVLENAVREVPDNTRYRFYLAQSYRDAGKLGEAIQHYQDRAAMGGWEEEVWYARFQIGALRERRGDAREDVQAAYLDAYQFRPARAEPLCALARYHRLRGEFALAHLYAQQAAAVPRPADSLFIDDGVYAWRALDELVVSAYYVGAIEQGRDALRRLLAGGQFPQHERDRIMGNCRYYGL, encoded by the coding sequence GTGCCCCGCATCTGCCTGAACATGATCGTCAAGGACGAAGCCCCGGTCATCGAACGCTGCCTGGCCAGCGTGAAGCCGTGGATCGACCATTGGGTCATCGTGGACACCGGGTCGAGCGATGGCACGCAGGACGCGATCCGCCGGTTCATGGCCGACTTGCCGGGTACTCTGCATGAGCGGCCATGGCGCGATTTCGCGCACAACCGCAACGAGGCCATGGCGCTTGCCCGCACGGCCATGGCAGGCGTGGACGATTACGTGCTGTGTATCGATGCCGACGAAACGCTCCGCATGGAACACGGCTTCGCGTGGCCCGACCTGCAGGCCGACGGCTACCAGTTTCGCTGCGAACTGGATGGCTGGCACTATTTGCGCAACGCGCTGGTACGCGCGCGTCAGCCATGGCGGTGGGAAGGCGTGCTGCATGAATTTCTGACGCAGGACGGGCCGCACCGCTGGGAGGCGCTCCCGCACGCCACCATCGTCGTGTCACGCGACGGCGCGCGAGCGCGCGATCCGCAGACGTACCTGCGCGACATCGAGGTCCTCGAGAATGCAGTCCGCGAGGTGCCCGACAACACGCGTTATCGCTTCTATCTCGCGCAAAGCTATCGCGATGCGGGCAAGCTGGGCGAGGCCATCCAGCACTACCAGGACCGCGCCGCGATGGGCGGCTGGGAAGAGGAAGTCTGGTACGCGCGCTTTCAAATCGGCGCGCTGCGGGAACGGCGCGGCGACGCGCGGGAGGACGTTCAGGCAGCCTATCTCGATGCCTACCAGTTCCGCCCTGCGCGCGCGGAGCCGCTTTGCGCGCTGGCGCGTTACCACCGGCTGCGAGGCGAATTCGCGCTGGCCCACCTCTATGCGCAGCAGGCCGCCGCCGTGCCGCGTCCGGCCGACTCGCTATTCATTGACGATGGCGTCTATGCATGGCGCGCACTGGATGAGCTCGTCGTCAGCGCATATTACGTCGGCGCCATCGAACAGGGCCGCGACGCTCTTCGGCGGCTGCTTGCGGGTGGGCAATTTCCTCAGCATGAACGCGACCGCATCATGGGCAATTGCCGGTACTACGGTCTCTAA
- a CDS encoding NAD(P)/FAD-dependent oxidoreductase, protein MRAFKSTEQGQSVAVVGAGISGLASAWLLSRRHRVTLFEAGDYLGGHTNTVDVTLDGHTAPVDTGFLVFNERTYPNLIAMFDELGIASHASDMSFSVSMDHGRMEWAGTNLNTVFAQRGNAFSPTFLGMLRDIVRFNGAARRHLADAETTHCSLGDLLVAGNYGQPFQQHYLLPMAAAIWSCAAADVLRFPAATFLRFCLNHALLQIANRPQWRTVAGGGRAYVRRIAAELGDIRLRTPVRAIRRDEEGVSVMTDEGTSRFDAIVMATHAPDTLRMLADASDAEREVLGAVRYAPNVAILHTDPTLLPRRQRVWSAWNYLGGQRDASSRAVCVSYLVNQLQPLPFRTPVVVTLNAFREPAPGTELRRFHYQHPLFDLQAIAAQRALPALQGERRTWYAGAWTGYGFHEDGLKSALRVVDDFGLLPAWARL, encoded by the coding sequence GTGAGAGCCTTTAAAAGCACAGAACAGGGACAAAGCGTCGCGGTTGTGGGCGCCGGCATTTCAGGGTTGGCCAGCGCATGGCTGCTGTCGCGTCGCCATCGCGTCACGCTGTTCGAGGCAGGCGACTACCTGGGCGGGCATACGAACACGGTAGACGTCACGCTCGATGGGCACACCGCGCCCGTGGATACGGGCTTCCTCGTGTTCAACGAGCGCACCTACCCCAACCTCATCGCCATGTTCGACGAGCTTGGCATAGCCTCCCATGCGAGCGACATGTCGTTCTCGGTGTCGATGGACCATGGCCGCATGGAATGGGCCGGCACGAACCTCAACACCGTGTTCGCCCAGCGCGGTAACGCGTTCTCTCCGACGTTCCTCGGCATGCTGCGCGACATCGTCCGTTTCAACGGCGCTGCGCGGCGCCACCTTGCGGATGCGGAGACCACGCACTGCTCGCTTGGCGACCTGCTCGTGGCGGGCAATTATGGCCAGCCGTTCCAGCAGCACTACCTGTTGCCGATGGCCGCCGCGATCTGGTCGTGCGCCGCCGCCGACGTGCTGCGCTTTCCCGCGGCCACGTTCCTGCGGTTCTGCCTGAACCACGCGCTGCTGCAGATCGCCAACCGCCCGCAATGGCGCACGGTCGCCGGCGGCGGTCGTGCCTACGTGCGGCGCATCGCGGCCGAGCTCGGCGACATCCGGCTGCGGACGCCCGTGCGCGCGATCCGGCGCGATGAGGAGGGCGTCAGCGTGATGACGGACGAAGGGACGTCCAGGTTCGATGCCATCGTCATGGCCACCCATGCGCCCGACACGCTCCGCATGCTGGCCGATGCGAGCGACGCGGAGCGCGAGGTGCTCGGCGCCGTGCGCTACGCGCCGAACGTCGCCATCCTCCATACCGACCCCACGCTGCTGCCGCGGCGGCAGCGCGTGTGGTCCGCCTGGAACTACCTGGGCGGCCAGCGCGACGCGTCCTCGCGCGCGGTCTGCGTCAGTTATCTCGTGAACCAGCTGCAGCCGCTGCCGTTCCGAACGCCGGTGGTCGTCACGCTCAACGCATTCCGCGAGCCCGCGCCGGGCACGGAGCTGCGCCGCTTCCACTATCAGCATCCGCTATTCGACCTGCAGGCGATCGCCGCCCAGCGCGCGTTGCCCGCATTGCAGGGCGAGCGCCGTACGTGGTACGCGGGGGCATGGACCGGTTATGGGTTCCATGAAGACGGCCTGAAATCCGCACTGCGCGTGGTCGATGACTTCGGCCTGCTGCCTGCGTGGGCACGGCTATGA
- a CDS encoding TetR/AcrR family transcriptional regulator, whose protein sequence is MSIFGRLNFKDQAFQLREDAILDAATRILAGKGFDLMTMDDVATEVGISKPSLYKHFKSKDALVGAAMIRLIDGALSFLEELPADLDAVGRLRALLEWALRVRLQGGLPFLPSTSPGVRDMLTRNLGYVTRVLKLNGQLKGLVAKAKAAGALDASLPDDVILFSYYSRTCDPAVEYLRIYAKLDDEAIVSHMLDVCFGGIGAVKRAP, encoded by the coding sequence ATGAGTATTTTCGGCAGGCTCAATTTCAAGGATCAGGCGTTTCAATTGCGCGAGGACGCGATCCTCGACGCGGCGACGCGCATCCTGGCTGGCAAGGGGTTCGATCTGATGACCATGGACGACGTGGCCACGGAGGTCGGCATTTCCAAACCGAGTCTCTACAAGCACTTCAAGTCGAAAGATGCGCTGGTGGGCGCGGCGATGATCCGCCTGATCGACGGAGCGCTGTCGTTCCTCGAGGAACTGCCGGCCGATCTCGATGCGGTGGGACGCCTGCGGGCGTTGCTGGAGTGGGCGCTGCGCGTGCGGCTTCAGGGAGGGCTGCCGTTCCTGCCCTCGACGAGTCCCGGTGTGCGGGACATGCTCACGCGCAACCTGGGCTATGTCACGCGGGTGCTGAAACTGAACGGCCAGTTGAAGGGACTCGTCGCCAAGGCAAAGGCGGCCGGCGCGCTCGACGCGAGCCTGCCCGACGACGTGATCCTGTTCAGCTATTACTCACGGACCTGCGATCCGGCAGTGGAGTACCTCCGGATCTATGCGAAGCTCGACGACGAGGCCATCGTCTCGCACATGCTGGACGTGTGCTTCGGCGGTATCGGCGCCGTAAAGCGGGCGCCGTAA
- a CDS encoding MFS transporter → MTAPTASRLAAYGALGLPLAMVALPVYIQAPAYYTTRMGMSLSLAGIVLFAARLIDTAQDPLLGLWVDKLARRHALTPVMGGAALCLAVAFAALWLPPVSGDAWLAAWLGATLVAVYLAHSLINIAYLAWAARLGDDDTLARAAAWREGAGLVGVLLATAIPATLITIAGTDARLAMTAFASLFAALLVAALWLLFRLAPPWNAKAALAGAAPGPWHAVRHNRAFRALLAPYFLNGIAVAIPATLAIFFIEDRLMAPQWVAPCLTLYFVAGAAGLPAWVHIAYRIGAMHAWRLAMALAIVAFVWAALLEPGGVLPFLLICAMSGLAVGADLALPPVLLATRIPAGEGPAVYYGVWTLLTKLCLAIAGLTLPVLAWLGYQPGTPAIGATGHALAFMYAGLPCVLKLAAMALLRSARYPAQEMSS, encoded by the coding sequence ATGACCGCGCCCACCGCCAGCCGACTTGCCGCTTATGGCGCCCTGGGATTGCCCCTCGCCATGGTGGCTCTGCCCGTCTACATTCAGGCGCCGGCGTACTACACCACGCGAATGGGCATGTCGCTGTCGCTGGCGGGTATCGTCCTGTTCGCCGCGCGGCTGATCGATACCGCGCAAGACCCGCTGCTTGGATTGTGGGTGGACAAGCTGGCGCGCCGCCATGCGTTGACTCCGGTCATGGGAGGCGCCGCGCTCTGCCTCGCCGTGGCCTTCGCCGCGTTGTGGCTGCCGCCTGTTTCGGGCGACGCCTGGCTGGCGGCATGGCTGGGCGCGACGCTCGTCGCGGTCTACCTTGCCCATAGCCTGATCAACATCGCCTACCTGGCATGGGCCGCGCGTCTCGGCGATGACGATACGCTCGCGCGCGCCGCCGCATGGCGCGAGGGTGCGGGCCTCGTTGGCGTGCTGCTTGCCACCGCGATTCCGGCCACGCTGATCACGATCGCCGGCACCGACGCGCGCCTGGCGATGACCGCCTTTGCGTCGCTATTCGCCGCGCTGCTCGTCGCCGCGCTGTGGCTGCTTTTTCGGCTGGCCCCGCCGTGGAATGCGAAAGCCGCCCTGGCGGGCGCCGCGCCAGGGCCATGGCATGCCGTGCGCCACAACCGCGCCTTTCGCGCGCTGCTGGCCCCTTACTTCCTGAATGGCATCGCCGTCGCCATTCCCGCTACCCTTGCGATCTTCTTCATCGAAGACCGATTGATGGCGCCGCAGTGGGTCGCCCCCTGCCTGACGCTGTATTTCGTGGCGGGCGCGGCCGGCCTGCCGGCGTGGGTGCACATCGCGTACCGCATCGGCGCCATGCATGCGTGGCGGCTGGCCATGGCGCTCGCCATCGTTGCGTTCGTGTGGGCGGCGTTGCTCGAGCCCGGCGGCGTCCTGCCGTTCCTGCTCATCTGCGCCATGTCGGGTCTGGCGGTGGGCGCCGACCTCGCGCTGCCACCGGTCCTGCTGGCCACGCGCATTCCCGCGGGCGAGGGACCCGCCGTCTATTACGGCGTCTGGACGCTGCTGACCAAGCTATGCCTGGCGATCGCAGGGCTCACGTTGCCCGTCCTCGCATGGCTGGGCTACCAGCCGGGAACGCCGGCCATCGGCGCGACGGGGCACGCGCTGGCGTTCATGTATGCCGGTCTTCCTTGCGTTCTCAAACTTGCCGCGATGGCGCTGCTTCGTTCCGCCCGGTATCCGGCGCAGGAGATGTCCTCATGA